The sequence AGGTGTATGACTGGGTAAAGAACACCACACTTCTTGCTCCTCCCGGATACCAGCATCTCTATTCAAACCTTGGAGCTGCTCTGGCCGGTGATAGTGTTGCCCAGGCGTATGGGAAATCATATCCTGACCTGGTACAGGAACATCTTTTTGATCCATTGCAAATGACCCATACTGGAGCATCCTGGACAAGAGACGAATTAGGCCAGAGAGCAAAAGGATACCGTGCATATGAATATCCAATGGATGAGGCCATTGTGATAAGGTTTAATGAGTTTTGGACCGCCACCGGAGGGATTCACTCATCGGCAGAGGACATGGCCATTTTTCTTGCAGCACAACTATTCCTTGTGGATACACCACTTTCTGAAGCAATCAGAAAAAGCCATAATCCACTGGCGCTCATATCCGAAGGCCCGCCCCTCCAGGAACAGGCCATATTCTGGGATGTATTGCATAACCGGGATGGTACAACGATAATCAAAAAAGCAGGTGAAACGAATGCACACCAGGCCGCAATTGCATTTAATCCTGACCTTCAGGTTGGGGTTGTGATATTATCGAACACCGCCCATATTCAGGGGATACATGTTGAAGAACAAGCAGTTGCACTTTTAGAACGAATGCAGGTAAAACACATTCAGGACAAAGAAACCTGAACATAAATCCTCTATCTCCCTGTTTTCGGGTATCCAAAAAAAAACATAAACATTCTCACATGAAGAAAAACAATATAATATCTATATGATAAAAGAGTGGATCAGAGTTCTCCTTCTTTTCGGTGTGGTTTCATTGAGTATCGGAGGCTTTTCTACCTATGCAGATGAGCCCGATGTCCAACCAGTAATGTACCAGGTATCAGCATTCGCGGTGCTTGAAGATGGTAATTATTCAGAGATCATAACGGTTAACGATCTGAACAAATATGGAAATTTCGGGGTTGGAGGATTTGAAGATATGGACGGTGAATTGAGCCAGATTGACGGAATTACATATAAAATCCGTTCTGATGGGGAGGTACTCATTCCATCCGGAGATACAGGTGTTTGTTTTGCAAATACGATCGTATTTGATCCAGAAATATCGTACCAGTTGAATACATCTATGGATAAAGATACCCTGTTAAAAAATATTGAAGATTCTTTTCCAGATAAAGACGCAATCTATGCATTCCGCGTGGATGGTGTGTATGAAAACATGACGGTGAGGAGTGTTCCAATGCAGGATGAGCCATATCCCCCGCTGACATCTGTTATCAATAATCAGTCAGTCTTTGTGTTACACAATACTTCAGGAAGCATTACCGGATTTTGGTTTCCCGAATGGATGCAGGGAGTAAATTATGCAGGTTTTCATCCGCATTTTATTACAGACTCCCGTGATGCCGGTGGACATATCCTTGGCCTCTTATCAAAACAGGTGACCGTTTCAATTCAGCCTATCCGCCAATTTACTACAATCCTTGGGTAAAAAATGAGTTACTGAATAGGAATATCCCCTCCGGACTCCTTCCCAGTAGTTTTTAATGTTACTTCCAAAACTCCGTTTTCAAAGGTAGCACTTGCTCCTTCCTCTGCCACCTCGGCAGGCAGGGGAACACTCCGGCTGACTGAACCAAAAAACCGCTCTCTGATGTAAAAGTCCTTTTCATCCTGTTCTTTCTCTTCCATTCGTTCACAAGAGATTTGAAGAAGATTGGGACGAATAAGCCGGATTTTTACATTCTCTTTATTGCATCCAGGCAAATCTGCTTTTGCAATTACCTGGTCATCCTGCTTTTTAACATCAACGGTGAATCCGCCGGAAAATACCGGAGCCAGTTCCCGCCCACTCTGTGAATATGCAGGAAACCCAGGGAGGAAAGACTGAAACCGATTCTCCATCTCGGCAAACATGTTGTCCAGTTCACCTCTGAATGCATTGAATGGATCACGCCTGACGATTGCCATGGTCATCTCCTCTTGTCTGATTATCAGACAACCCCTTTTTTGATGTATCAAAACATAAAATTTTTGACTATAACCTTAACAATTATCATTTGTTTTTTATAAAAGCGTCTGAATTTCAGTGATTCATCTACCGGGTAAAGAATTTTATTCACTGCCGTTCCAGACCATTATTTATGTCCAAATTGATCCCAACGGTATGTGGCATGTACTGTGATGAATGTGATCACTATGAAAAAGACTGCCAGGGATGTGATGAATCAGAAGGGGCAATATTCTGGAATGAATTTGTTGACATTGAATGCTGCCCGGTTTATGACTGCTGTGTTAATATAAAACACCTGGTTCATTTTGGACAGTGTGATGAAATGCCCTGTGAGCGGTATTTCAGGTTCCGCGATCCTGGCGTCACTGATGAAGAGGCAAAACAAGTACTCGAAAAGCAAAAAACCTGTTTGGCAAGGAGAGTCCAAGAGGATACGGAATTGTAACCGGATCCAGTATCGCTCTTTGTCGATTGAAACTTCGTTAATTATATAACATCCCTGGATCCTAGTGTACTAACATGGAATCGGGACTTCGTCATCGACTCGCGGAGAAGATGGCGGGGGAGATAACACTATCTGATTCTCCGGGAAAAACCCTGAAAAAATGGCGTCTTAGTTTTGACATCTCTCAGGGACAGCTCTCCGAGTACCTTGGTGTATCGCCATCAGTCATTAGCGACTATGAAAGCGGAAGGAGAAAGAGTCCGGGCACTGCAATCATCGGACGAATTGTTGACAGTATTCTTGCCATTGATGAAGCGAAAGGCGGGAAGTATATTCATAAGTATGCATCCCTGCTCTTTGCCGAGATGGGGGACGGAGTAATATATGATCTTCATGATTACAAAAGCCCCATCGATCTTGCAACATTTGCCGGTGCTATAAGTGCAGATGTCATTACCGGTCCGACACATCTCAGTATTTACGGATATACGGTAATTGACAGTCTCCGGGCAATTATGAACCTTACTGCAAGCGAATTTAACCGTATATATGGTTGGAGCACTGAGCGGGCGCTAATTTTTACCGGAGTCTCGAATGGAAAATCACCGATGGTGGCTATCCGTGTTACTCCTTTCAAGCCCCGGTGCGTAGTACTTCATGGCATATCACTCGATAATGTTCATCCGATTGTGCCAAAAATGGCTGAAAAAGATAACATCACCCTGATGTGTACTACACAGGGAATCGAAGATATCGTGGAGAGATTGAGGGAAGAAAAATGGTAGGAATCATCTCGTACGGTGCTTATATTCCACGGTACCGTATCAAAGTAGAAGAGATTGCCCGTGTCTGGGGTGCGAACGGCACAGAAATCTCCCGGGGACTGGGCGTCTATGAAAAGGCACTGCCTGATATGGATGAAGATACAATCACGATCTCTGTAGAAGCTACTCGTGCTGCAATGGCACGAAGACCAGTCAATCCTGCAGATATCGGAGCAGTTTACGTCGGGTCAGAGTCTCATCCATACGCGGTGAAACCTACTGCAGTTACCGTTGGTGAAGCAATTGGAGCAACCCCGGTTATGACTGCAGCAGATTATGAATTTGCCTGTAAAGCAGGAACTGCTGCTATTCAGACCTCAATGGGTCTTGTGAAATCAGATATGGTGAAGTATTCAATAGCAGTCGGTGCAGATGTTGCCCAGGGTGAGCCT comes from Methanospirillum hungatei and encodes:
- a CDS encoding serine hydrolase domain-containing protein, which gives rise to MSNLGTALPTPEEWKVSARDNFSAMTREEVNQYISPLITYNLSKGLIVVLVDKNGYTNFSFGDIRTVSGEDSNSQILFDIGSLSKVMTGILMAEAEINGVYNLSSPANTWISETVTLPDYEGEEITGLHLATHYSGLPSSPDPFSEYDPSASYADQLEQSMQHFTTMTRDEVYDWVKNTTLLAPPGYQHLYSNLGAALAGDSVAQAYGKSYPDLVQEHLFDPLQMTHTGASWTRDELGQRAKGYRAYEYPMDEAIVIRFNEFWTATGGIHSSAEDMAIFLAAQLFLVDTPLSEAIRKSHNPLALISEGPPLQEQAIFWDVLHNRDGTTIIKKAGETNAHQAAIAFNPDLQVGVVILSNTAHIQGIHVEEQAVALLERMQVKHIQDKET
- the budA gene encoding acetolactate decarboxylase, coding for MIKEWIRVLLLFGVVSLSIGGFSTYADEPDVQPVMYQVSAFAVLEDGNYSEIITVNDLNKYGNFGVGGFEDMDGELSQIDGITYKIRSDGEVLIPSGDTGVCFANTIVFDPEISYQLNTSMDKDTLLKNIEDSFPDKDAIYAFRVDGVYENMTVRSVPMQDEPYPPLTSVINNQSVFVLHNTSGSITGFWFPEWMQGVNYAGFHPHFITDSRDAGGHILGLLSKQVTVSIQPIRQFTTILG
- a CDS encoding helix-turn-helix domain-containing protein, which translates into the protein MESGLRHRLAEKMAGEITLSDSPGKTLKKWRLSFDISQGQLSEYLGVSPSVISDYESGRRKSPGTAIIGRIVDSILAIDEAKGGKYIHKYASLLFAEMGDGVIYDLHDYKSPIDLATFAGAISADVITGPTHLSIYGYTVIDSLRAIMNLTASEFNRIYGWSTERALIFTGVSNGKSPMVAIRVTPFKPRCVVLHGISLDNVHPIVPKMAEKDNITLMCTTQGIEDIVERLREEKW
- a CDS encoding Hsp20/alpha crystallin family protein; translated protein: MAIVRRDPFNAFRGELDNMFAEMENRFQSFLPGFPAYSQSGRELAPVFSGGFTVDVKKQDDQVIAKADLPGCNKENVKIRLIRPNLLQISCERMEEKEQDEKDFYIRERFFGSVSRSVPLPAEVAEEGASATFENGVLEVTLKTTGKESGGDIPIQ
- a CDS encoding DUF3795 domain-containing protein; amino-acid sequence: MSKLIPTVCGMYCDECDHYEKDCQGCDESEGAIFWNEFVDIECCPVYDCCVNIKHLVHFGQCDEMPCERYFRFRDPGVTDEEAKQVLEKQKTCLARRVQEDTEL